Proteins from one Microbacterium hatanonis genomic window:
- a CDS encoding NtaA/DmoA family FMN-dependent monooxygenase (This protein belongs to a clade of FMN-dependent monooxygenases, within a broader family of flavin-dependent oxidoreductases, the luciferase-like monooxygenase (LMM) family, some of whose members use coenzyme F420 rather than FMN.), with protein sequence MTKRIRLGVFEMMNPSNGMPTWTDPRGRGDDWDDLDHWVTLARELDAAGFDFLFFADTYGYATLDGRMPPEVAAHGIQFPALDPMLAIAALARETESLGFVVTSPTTVERPYATARRFATLDRLTGGRIGWNIVTGSSQATTDELFGVTEQLTHDERYDAADAFLDTCLRYWEHSWDDDAEARDRASGVYADPAKLRPVEVDGRFQRSRGIFAVPPTPQRTPVLFQAGTSDRGRAYAARNAEAVFIQGQTIASAAAHVQDIREQAVKNGRAADDVAVVTGMTVTVAPTSEEARMLRAEYEALLGLDDAAVMFAGITGLDLTGLDPEMRVVDLKTDLGQTLVQRYARQDPDMRVGQILDQFRTKAIRGFQVTGSPVEVADEIERIVDGSGIDGIMLEPTFGGLDAYRAFIELVLPILVERGRAGGGEASTLRERFSGAPRLASTHRAHGLTAHS encoded by the coding sequence GTGACGAAACGGATCAGGCTCGGGGTCTTCGAGATGATGAACCCCAGCAACGGGATGCCGACGTGGACCGACCCGCGCGGCCGCGGCGACGACTGGGACGACCTCGACCATTGGGTGACGCTCGCGCGCGAGCTCGACGCTGCGGGGTTCGACTTCCTCTTCTTCGCCGACACCTACGGCTATGCGACCCTCGACGGGCGGATGCCCCCAGAGGTGGCGGCGCACGGCATCCAGTTCCCCGCCCTCGACCCCATGCTCGCGATCGCCGCCCTCGCTCGCGAGACCGAGAGCCTCGGCTTCGTCGTGACCTCGCCCACGACGGTGGAGCGCCCCTACGCCACGGCGCGCCGCTTCGCCACCCTCGACCGCCTCACCGGCGGACGCATCGGGTGGAACATCGTCACCGGCAGCTCGCAGGCGACGACCGATGAGCTGTTCGGCGTCACCGAGCAGCTCACGCACGACGAGCGCTACGACGCCGCCGACGCGTTCCTCGACACGTGCCTGCGCTACTGGGAGCACAGCTGGGACGACGATGCCGAGGCGCGCGACCGCGCGAGCGGCGTCTACGCCGACCCCGCCAAGCTCCGGCCCGTCGAGGTCGACGGGCGGTTCCAGCGTTCGCGGGGGATCTTCGCCGTGCCGCCGACCCCCCAGCGCACCCCCGTGCTGTTCCAGGCGGGCACCTCCGACCGAGGACGCGCCTATGCCGCCCGCAACGCCGAGGCCGTCTTCATCCAGGGGCAGACGATCGCCTCGGCCGCAGCCCACGTCCAGGACATCCGCGAGCAGGCGGTGAAGAACGGGCGCGCGGCCGACGACGTGGCCGTGGTGACCGGCATGACCGTGACGGTGGCGCCGACCTCGGAGGAGGCACGGATGCTGCGCGCCGAGTACGAGGCGCTCCTCGGCCTCGATGACGCCGCCGTCATGTTCGCCGGGATCACCGGGCTCGACCTCACCGGCCTCGACCCCGAAATGCGTGTCGTGGACCTGAAGACCGACCTCGGGCAGACGCTCGTGCAGCGGTACGCGCGGCAGGACCCCGACATGCGGGTCGGGCAGATCCTCGACCAGTTCCGCACGAAGGCGATCCGCGGCTTCCAGGTCACCGGGTCGCCGGTCGAGGTCGCCGACGAGATCGAGCGCATCGTCGACGGCTCCGGCATCGACGGCATCATGCTCGAGCCGACCTTCGGCGGCCTCGACGCCTACCGCGCGTTCATCGAACTCGTGCTGCCGATCCTCGTCGAGCGCGGACGCGCCGGAGGCGGCGAGGCATCCACCCTGCGCGAGCGGTTCAGCGGCGCTCCGCGCCTGGCCTCGACGCATCGCGCGCACGGCCTCACCGCCCATTCCTGA
- a CDS encoding amidohydrolase family protein, which produces MSITPTILLTPDVVLTMDDDRSVLEGAAVAVQGDAIVAVGPQAELEAAYPGAARIDLPDRVLMPGLVNAHHHSGMLRGTAEHLPVWEWLRLHIDPMHRVLRPEEAEAAAWLCYAEGLLSGTTTVVDMWRYMDGAARAASALGNRLVTVNYVGEHPDFDYFDTLDDNERMLTQWAGAANGRIMPWVGLEHPFYADEAGQRRAVDLAKAYDTGIYTHCSEAEIEVADFVSRYGVRPMFALEKLGFFDTPRAMIAHAVWLDQAEVELIAERGVGVSHNPVSNMKLASGMAPIAEMLAAGVNVGLGTDGEKENNNLDMFEEMKVASLLGKLRTMDAAAMDSWQVLQMATRGGAAAIGRGNDIGAIAPGFQADLVAVRTDTPRMTPLLPSGGYANVHHNLVHAVRGSDVDLTMVAGDVVVRDGRLVHADLDEIIDRVRSLVPDLFARRSAWLDAQDDPTGLFHG; this is translated from the coding sequence ATGAGCATCACCCCCACGATCCTGCTGACCCCCGACGTCGTGCTGACGATGGACGACGACCGCTCGGTGCTCGAAGGCGCCGCCGTCGCCGTCCAGGGCGACGCGATCGTCGCCGTCGGGCCGCAGGCCGAGCTCGAGGCCGCCTACCCCGGCGCCGCCCGGATCGACCTGCCCGACCGCGTGCTCATGCCGGGCCTCGTGAACGCCCACCACCACTCGGGCATGCTGCGCGGCACCGCCGAGCACCTGCCGGTGTGGGAGTGGCTGCGCCTGCACATCGACCCGATGCACCGGGTGCTGCGCCCCGAGGAGGCGGAGGCCGCCGCCTGGCTCTGCTACGCGGAGGGGCTGCTGTCGGGCACCACCACGGTGGTCGACATGTGGCGCTACATGGACGGCGCCGCCCGCGCGGCATCCGCCCTCGGCAACCGCCTGGTCACGGTGAACTACGTCGGCGAGCACCCCGACTTCGACTACTTCGACACCCTCGACGACAACGAGCGGATGCTGACGCAGTGGGCCGGCGCAGCCAACGGCCGGATCATGCCCTGGGTCGGCCTCGAGCACCCCTTCTACGCCGACGAGGCCGGGCAGCGCCGGGCCGTCGACCTGGCGAAGGCGTACGACACGGGCATCTACACCCACTGCAGCGAGGCCGAGATCGAGGTCGCCGACTTCGTCTCGCGCTACGGCGTGCGCCCGATGTTCGCGCTCGAGAAGCTCGGCTTCTTCGACACCCCGCGCGCCATGATCGCCCACGCGGTCTGGCTCGACCAGGCCGAGGTCGAGCTCATCGCCGAGCGCGGGGTCGGCGTCTCCCACAACCCGGTGTCGAACATGAAGCTCGCCAGCGGTATGGCCCCGATCGCCGAGATGCTCGCCGCGGGCGTGAACGTGGGTCTCGGCACCGACGGCGAGAAGGAGAACAACAACCTCGACATGTTCGAGGAGATGAAGGTCGCGTCGCTCCTCGGCAAACTCCGCACGATGGATGCTGCGGCCATGGACTCCTGGCAGGTGCTGCAGATGGCGACCCGTGGCGGGGCGGCGGCCATTGGCCGTGGCAACGACATCGGCGCGATCGCCCCCGGCTTCCAGGCCGACCTCGTCGCGGTCCGCACCGACACCCCGCGGATGACGCCGCTGCTGCCGTCGGGCGGATACGCGAACGTGCACCACAACCTCGTGCACGCCGTGCGCGGGTCGGACGTCGACCTGACCATGGTCGCGGGCGACGTCGTCGTGCGCGACGGGCGGCTCGTGCACGCCGATCTCGACGAGATCATCGATCGCGTGCGCTCGCTCGTGCCCGACCTCTTCGCCCGCCGCTCGGCCTGGCTCGACGCCCAGGACGACCCGACCGGGCTCTTCCACGGCTGA
- a CDS encoding ABC transporter substrate-binding protein — MTSTRPLLRRFAAGAAVAVGALLLSACAGGAASAPSESAAEATGLGDLTVQLSWILNEEWSGELIADSEGYYTDAGLGSVQLVPGPSSGVPELLSGTADLSLTDALSVGAAVANEAAPLKIIGATFQKNPFTIASLADGADITTPQDMIGKKIGVQDSNRAVFDAFLAANDIDTSEVDIVPVQYDPAPLTTGEVDGLIAFVTSQSVAIELQGIEVTDLLFADNGLPFVGHVITATDDTIASDRDALKAFLTAEIRGWSDAVADPGAGAQLAVDEYGTDLGLDLESSTASATAQAELLVVSDETVENGLFTISDDLQEQTLASLATSGYALTAADLFDLSLLDEVYAESPDLVAYQR; from the coding sequence ATGACCTCGACCCGTCCCCTGCTCCGTCGATTCGCCGCGGGAGCAGCCGTGGCCGTCGGCGCCCTGCTGCTGTCCGCCTGCGCCGGCGGCGCAGCATCCGCCCCCTCGGAGAGCGCCGCCGAAGCAACCGGCCTCGGCGACCTGACCGTGCAGCTCAGCTGGATCCTGAACGAGGAATGGTCGGGAGAGCTCATCGCCGACTCCGAGGGCTACTACACCGACGCCGGGCTCGGCTCGGTGCAGCTCGTGCCCGGTCCCTCGAGCGGTGTGCCCGAGCTGCTCTCCGGCACCGCCGATCTGTCGCTGACCGACGCCCTGTCGGTGGGCGCCGCCGTCGCGAACGAAGCGGCGCCGCTGAAGATCATCGGCGCGACGTTCCAGAAGAACCCCTTCACGATCGCCTCCCTCGCCGACGGCGCCGACATCACGACGCCCCAGGACATGATCGGCAAGAAGATCGGCGTGCAGGACTCCAACCGTGCGGTCTTCGACGCGTTCCTCGCCGCGAACGACATCGACACCTCCGAGGTCGACATCGTGCCCGTGCAGTACGACCCCGCGCCGCTGACCACCGGCGAGGTCGACGGGCTGATCGCCTTCGTCACGAGCCAGTCGGTAGCGATCGAGCTGCAGGGCATCGAGGTCACCGACCTGCTCTTCGCCGACAACGGCCTGCCGTTCGTCGGCCACGTCATCACCGCCACCGACGACACCATCGCCTCCGACCGCGATGCCCTCAAGGCCTTCCTCACGGCAGAGATCCGCGGCTGGAGCGACGCCGTGGCCGACCCCGGCGCGGGAGCCCAGCTCGCCGTCGACGAGTACGGCACCGACCTCGGGCTCGATCTCGAGAGCTCGACCGCGAGCGCGACCGCCCAGGCGGAGCTGCTCGTCGTCTCGGACGAGACGGTCGAGAACGGCCTCTTCACCATCTCTGACGACCTGCAGGAGCAGACCCTGGCGAGCCTGGCCACGTCGGGCTACGCGCTCACCGCGGCCGACCTGTTCGACCTCAGCCTGCTCGACGAGGTCTACGCAGAGAGCCCCGACCTCGTCGCCTACCAGCGCTGA
- a CDS encoding thiamine pyrophosphate-dependent enzyme translates to MSYSRFEAMKLLGARLADELVILSLGGAVDEWYNAAPHMRDASLFQQQLGCVTPEAFGLAVGLPHRRIVSLDTDGGLLFNLGILATLGNERPENLFIVVWDNEQYQSIGGPATHTAKGRVDLAAIARGAGVDQAYTAATLEEFDAHCAAGLAASEPYIVVAKTDGILEPGIKRKHSDGREDKYIFVRHVEATEGVSIMGPSEHN, encoded by the coding sequence ATGAGCTACTCCCGATTCGAAGCCATGAAACTGCTCGGGGCGCGCCTCGCCGACGAGCTCGTCATCCTCTCCCTCGGCGGCGCGGTCGACGAGTGGTACAACGCCGCGCCGCACATGCGCGACGCGAGCCTGTTCCAGCAGCAGCTCGGCTGCGTCACCCCCGAGGCCTTCGGTCTCGCCGTGGGGCTGCCGCACCGCCGTATCGTCTCGCTCGACACCGACGGCGGGCTGCTGTTCAACCTCGGCATCCTCGCCACCCTCGGCAACGAGCGCCCCGAGAACCTCTTCATCGTGGTCTGGGACAACGAGCAGTACCAGTCGATCGGGGGGCCCGCGACCCACACCGCGAAAGGGCGCGTCGACCTCGCCGCGATCGCCCGCGGCGCCGGCGTCGACCAGGCCTACACGGCCGCGACGCTCGAGGAGTTCGACGCGCACTGCGCCGCCGGCCTCGCCGCATCCGAGCCGTACATCGTCGTCGCGAAGACCGACGGGATCCTCGAGCCCGGCATCAAGCGCAAGCACTCCGACGGGCGCGAGGACAAGTACATCTTCGTCCGCCACGTCGAAGCCACCGAAGGCGTGAGCATCATGGGTCCGAGCGAGCACAACTGA
- a CDS encoding helix-turn-helix domain-containing protein — translation MTTPPIVEPVPVAPDHDALIGQSLGRAIREARTARKLSMRALAAEAEISQPFLSTIENGQTMPSLASLYRIAKVLGISPSALLPAMPEPEVIHLSRADAGTWAPIADVANAGVHRVISSADARAATVQEYRIEPGQYMGDWFESDGDLTVYVVAGRITVSIEGRGEWELGAGDAIAHPGALRNRWSVVGDDPVRILLVYAGSR, via the coding sequence GTGACGACACCGCCTATCGTGGAGCCCGTGCCCGTCGCCCCCGATCACGACGCCCTCATCGGGCAGTCGCTGGGGCGTGCGATCCGCGAGGCCCGCACGGCGCGCAAGCTCTCGATGCGCGCTCTCGCCGCCGAGGCCGAGATCAGCCAGCCGTTCCTCAGCACCATCGAGAACGGGCAGACCATGCCGTCGCTCGCGTCGCTGTACCGGATCGCGAAGGTGCTCGGCATCTCCCCGTCGGCCCTCCTGCCCGCGATGCCCGAGCCCGAGGTCATCCACCTCTCCAGGGCGGATGCGGGCACCTGGGCGCCGATCGCCGACGTCGCCAACGCGGGCGTCCATCGCGTCATCTCCTCGGCCGATGCCCGCGCGGCGACCGTGCAGGAGTACCGGATCGAACCGGGGCAGTACATGGGCGACTGGTTCGAGTCCGACGGAGACCTCACGGTCTACGTCGTCGCCGGACGCATCACCGTCTCGATTGAGGGGCGCGGCGAATGGGAGCTCGGCGCGGGCGACGCCATCGCCCACCCGGGCGCTCTGCGCAACCGCTGGTCGGTCGTCGGTGACGACCCGGTGCGCATCCTGCTGGTCTACGCCGGCAGTCGGTGA
- a CDS encoding thiamine pyrophosphate-binding protein: protein MRADAVDAVIRGLKRAGVSVATYLPDSLLKELYPALDADPDIRTIPVTNEGEGAAIAGGVFLSGKRAVLVMENSGLRAATEHLARMGLGAGIPVVMIMSYRGEMGENNWWAIPHGITMEPLLQALRTPYTIVRDVDQLETAIVRAYDTAYASYYHAAIVLGGDLVR, encoded by the coding sequence GTGAGAGCCGATGCTGTCGACGCGGTCATCCGCGGCCTGAAGAGGGCCGGGGTGAGCGTTGCGACCTACCTTCCCGACTCGCTCCTGAAGGAGCTCTACCCGGCGCTGGACGCCGATCCCGACATCCGCACGATCCCCGTCACGAACGAGGGCGAGGGCGCCGCGATCGCCGGCGGCGTCTTCCTCTCGGGCAAGCGCGCCGTGCTCGTGATGGAGAACTCCGGCCTCCGCGCCGCCACCGAGCACCTCGCCCGCATGGGGCTCGGCGCCGGCATCCCGGTCGTGATGATCATGAGCTACCGGGGGGAGATGGGCGAGAACAACTGGTGGGCGATCCCGCACGGGATCACGATGGAACCCCTTCTCCAAGCCCTCCGCACGCCCTACACGATCGTGCGCGACGTCGATCAGCTCGAGACCGCGATCGTGCGCGCCTACGACACCGCCTACGCCTCGTACTACCACGCGGCGATCGTCCTCGGAGGAGACCTGGTCCGATGA
- a CDS encoding aldehyde dehydrogenase family protein, which yields MTIEITPGALRERVAAFLADDPGRLLVGGRWTPAHDGATFATLDPATGETLARIARGSGADADAAVAAASDALASWAGMRPADRGALLWRIADLMQEHLDDLAELETLDQGKSVRTSRLGEVPAAINQFRYYAGWPTKILGETIPTSLSRTPPGKEVFAYTRREPVGVVAAIVPWNSPLIMTAMKLAPALAAGCTIVLKPAENTPLTALYLGRLLQEAGVPDGVVNVVTGFGGEAGQSLAEHPGVAKVAFTGSTAVGKRLVATAAGSLKRLTLELGGKSPALVLPDADLAQAVDGISRGIFDNGGQVCVASARVYAHRSVYRDVVDGMAAAGEKLRLGHGLDPDADLGPLVSLAQAERVAGFIDEGRAQGATVVTGGERSGDAGTFYAPTVITDVRADMRLMREEIFGPVAVVTPYDDLDEVVGWANDSPYGLAASVWTEGLSDAHRVAARLQAGTVWVNCHSFLGPELPKGGHKESGWGYENGAQGLENYLETKTVVMVL from the coding sequence ATGACGATCGAGATCACCCCCGGCGCGCTCCGCGAGCGCGTCGCCGCGTTCCTGGCCGACGACCCGGGGCGCCTCCTCGTGGGCGGCCGCTGGACGCCCGCCCACGACGGCGCGACCTTCGCCACCCTCGACCCCGCCACCGGCGAGACGCTCGCCAGGATCGCCCGCGGATCGGGTGCGGATGCGGATGCCGCGGTGGCCGCCGCATCCGACGCCCTTGCGTCGTGGGCCGGGATGCGACCCGCCGACCGGGGTGCGCTGCTGTGGCGCATCGCCGACCTGATGCAGGAGCACCTCGACGATCTCGCCGAGCTCGAGACGCTCGACCAGGGCAAGAGCGTGCGCACCTCCCGCCTCGGCGAGGTGCCCGCCGCGATCAACCAGTTCCGGTACTACGCGGGCTGGCCGACGAAGATCCTCGGCGAGACGATCCCGACGTCGCTGAGCCGCACGCCGCCGGGCAAGGAGGTCTTCGCCTATACGCGACGCGAGCCCGTCGGCGTGGTCGCCGCGATCGTGCCGTGGAACTCGCCGCTCATCATGACGGCGATGAAGCTCGCCCCCGCCCTCGCCGCCGGCTGCACGATCGTGCTGAAGCCCGCCGAGAACACCCCGCTGACGGCGCTGTACCTCGGGCGTCTGCTGCAGGAGGCGGGGGTTCCCGACGGCGTCGTCAACGTCGTCACCGGCTTCGGCGGGGAGGCCGGCCAGTCCCTCGCCGAGCACCCCGGGGTCGCGAAGGTGGCCTTCACCGGTTCGACCGCCGTCGGCAAGCGCCTGGTCGCCACCGCCGCCGGGAGCCTGAAGCGCCTCACCCTGGAGCTCGGCGGCAAATCGCCCGCGCTCGTGCTGCCCGACGCCGATCTCGCCCAGGCCGTGGACGGCATCTCGCGCGGGATCTTCGACAACGGCGGTCAGGTCTGCGTCGCGAGCGCCCGCGTCTACGCCCACCGCTCGGTCTACCGCGACGTCGTGGACGGGATGGCGGCGGCGGGCGAGAAGCTGCGGCTCGGACACGGCCTCGACCCCGACGCCGACCTCGGACCCCTCGTCAGCCTCGCGCAGGCCGAGCGCGTCGCCGGATTCATCGACGAGGGCCGGGCGCAGGGCGCGACCGTCGTCACGGGCGGGGAGCGCTCGGGCGACGCCGGCACGTTCTACGCCCCGACGGTGATTACCGACGTGCGGGCCGACATGCGCCTCATGCGCGAGGAGATCTTCGGCCCCGTCGCCGTCGTCACCCCCTACGACGACCTCGACGAGGTGGTGGGGTGGGCGAACGACTCGCCGTACGGCCTCGCGGCGAGCGTGTGGACGGAGGGCCTCAGCGACGCCCACCGCGTGGCGGCGCGGCTGCAGGCGGGCACCGTGTGGGTGAACTGCCACTCGTTCCTCGGCCCGGAGCTACCCAAGGGCGGCCACAAGGAATCGGGCTGGGGCTACGAGAACGGCGCGCAGGGCCTGGAGAACTACTTGGAGACGAAGACGGTGGTGATGGTGCTGTGA
- a CDS encoding molybdopterin-dependent oxidoreductase: protein MRFEVNGAGVDAEPRPGQSLRTLLREHGHTEVKKGCDAGDCGACAVILDGAPVHSCIIPAMRVEGAAVTTAAGLAPGDDLHPVQEAIATGFGFQCGFCTAGMSVTASTLAPDDLPDLHRHMKGSLCRCTGYRPIREAIEASVLGPVRETGAGLPPKVQNTRTLESATPGVLDSHVRSDAGASDADVRSGAGEPQGVGASPVPPAARGIVQGLEPYTFDEPVPGALFLRVLGSPHAHARIVAIDTAAARSIPGVVEVFTHEDVPSTRYSTGRHEHRTDDPDDTRMLDDTVRFIGQRVAAVVAETAAAAEAACRAIAVTYDVLPAVFEPEEARTAGAPLLHPERTPDDRVAEASRNVVAAFHEEHGDTAAALAASAVTVSGTWRNARVSHAQLETHGAVGWLDDDGRLVIRASTQVPFLTRDELARIFDLDPSRVRVLTARVGGGFGGKQEIFAEDLVALAVLRTGRPVAYELSRTDEFQRTSVRHPMRVSVTLGATDEGVLTAMRVDVLSDTGAYGNHAIGVMFHGVAESTTVYRCPVRRIDAEAVYTNNVPSGAFRGYGLGQVMLGVESAMDMLAERLGIDPFELRRINAVHEGDRLHPDHVPHEEDLVWGSYGLDQCLDLAQAALARGNGVAAPAGENWRVGEGMAIAMIATMAPRGHISHTSVTLRRDGTFALRAGTAEFGNGTTTVLRQIAASDLSASFDRLDLRTADTDLVSHDTGAFASAGITVAGKALHAACLSLRDRMLQVAREIARRDDELSPSGQALDAGGVSTRREAVDSTNASAQLEAGGVRVGDRLVGFDEIVDAAGESTAEGLRAEGSEHGDVRSLAFNVHAVRVAVDVETGTVRVLQSVHAADAGFVMNPAQCRGQIEGGVAQGYGSALYEEVYIQPDGRVQNPVFRTYRVPQFADIPDTEVYFADTDDSVGPFGAKSMSESPYNPVAPAVGNAIARALGTRGYEQPFSRDRVWRLAQGTP, encoded by the coding sequence ATGAGGTTCGAGGTCAACGGCGCAGGCGTCGACGCGGAGCCCCGTCCGGGCCAGTCGCTGCGCACCCTGCTGCGCGAGCACGGCCACACCGAGGTCAAGAAGGGGTGCGACGCGGGCGACTGCGGCGCGTGCGCGGTCATCCTCGACGGCGCGCCCGTGCACTCCTGCATCATCCCCGCCATGCGGGTCGAGGGTGCCGCCGTCACCACGGCCGCAGGCCTCGCGCCCGGCGACGACCTGCACCCGGTGCAGGAGGCGATCGCCACCGGCTTCGGGTTCCAGTGCGGGTTCTGCACGGCCGGCATGTCGGTCACGGCGTCGACACTCGCCCCCGACGACCTGCCCGACCTGCACCGCCACATGAAGGGCAGCCTCTGCCGCTGCACGGGTTATCGTCCGATCCGCGAGGCGATCGAAGCATCCGTTCTGGGCCCGGTGCGTGAGACCGGCGCGGGCCTCCCGCCGAAAGTCCAGAACACCCGGACGCTCGAGAGCGCGACTCCGGGTGTCTTGGACTCTCACGTGAGGAGCGACGCGGGCGCGAGCGACGCGGACGTGAGGAGCGGCGCGGGCGAGCCGCAGGGCGTCGGGGCGTCGCCCGTGCCGCCCGCGGCGCGCGGCATCGTGCAGGGACTCGAGCCGTACACCTTCGACGAACCCGTGCCGGGCGCCCTGTTCCTGCGCGTGCTCGGCTCGCCGCACGCGCACGCGCGCATCGTCGCGATCGACACCGCGGCGGCCCGCAGCATCCCCGGCGTCGTGGAGGTCTTCACGCACGAAGACGTGCCGTCGACGCGATACTCCACGGGGCGCCACGAGCACCGCACCGACGACCCCGACGACACACGGATGCTGGACGACACCGTGCGCTTCATCGGGCAGCGCGTGGCGGCCGTCGTCGCCGAGACCGCCGCCGCCGCGGAGGCCGCATGCCGCGCGATCGCCGTGACCTACGACGTGCTGCCGGCGGTGTTCGAGCCGGAGGAGGCGCGCACGGCCGGTGCACCGCTCCTTCATCCCGAACGCACGCCCGACGACCGCGTGGCCGAGGCCTCGCGCAACGTGGTCGCCGCGTTCCACGAAGAGCACGGCGACACCGCGGCGGCGCTCGCGGCGAGCGCGGTGACCGTCAGCGGAACGTGGCGCAACGCCCGCGTCTCGCACGCGCAGCTCGAGACCCACGGCGCCGTGGGATGGCTCGATGACGACGGGCGCCTGGTGATCCGCGCGAGCACGCAGGTGCCGTTCCTCACGCGCGACGAACTCGCCCGCATCTTCGATCTCGACCCGTCACGCGTGCGGGTGCTGACCGCCCGGGTCGGCGGCGGCTTCGGCGGAAAGCAGGAGATCTTCGCCGAAGACCTCGTCGCCCTCGCGGTGCTGCGCACCGGCCGCCCCGTCGCGTACGAGCTCTCGCGCACCGACGAGTTCCAGCGCACCTCGGTGCGGCACCCGATGCGGGTGTCGGTGACCCTCGGCGCAACGGACGAGGGCGTGCTCACCGCGATGCGGGTCGACGTGCTCAGCGACACCGGCGCTTACGGCAACCACGCGATCGGGGTGATGTTCCACGGCGTCGCCGAGTCGACCACCGTCTACCGCTGCCCCGTGCGGCGCATCGACGCGGAGGCGGTCTACACGAACAACGTGCCGTCGGGGGCCTTCCGCGGGTACGGACTCGGCCAGGTCATGCTCGGGGTCGAATCGGCGATGGACATGCTCGCCGAGCGCCTGGGGATCGACCCGTTCGAGCTGCGGCGCATCAACGCGGTGCACGAGGGCGACCGGCTCCACCCCGACCACGTCCCCCACGAGGAGGATCTCGTGTGGGGCAGCTACGGCCTCGACCAGTGCCTCGACCTCGCGCAGGCGGCGCTCGCGCGCGGCAACGGGGTGGCAGCCCCCGCGGGCGAGAACTGGCGGGTCGGCGAGGGCATGGCGATCGCGATGATCGCGACGATGGCCCCGCGTGGACACATCTCCCACACCTCGGTCACGCTCCGCCGCGACGGCACGTTCGCGCTGCGCGCCGGCACGGCCGAGTTCGGCAACGGCACCACGACCGTGCTGCGGCAGATCGCCGCATCCGATCTGTCGGCCTCGTTCGACCGCCTCGACCTGCGCACCGCCGACACCGACCTGGTCTCGCACGACACCGGCGCGTTCGCCTCGGCCGGCATCACGGTCGCCGGCAAGGCCCTCCACGCCGCGTGCCTGTCGCTGCGCGACCGCATGCTGCAGGTCGCGCGGGAGATCGCCCGCCGAGACGACGAGCTCTCGCCGAGCGGCCAGGCTCTCGACGCCGGCGGGGTGTCGACTCGGCGAGAGGCCGTCGACTCGACGAACGCAAGCGCGCAGCTCGAAGCCGGAGGGGTGCGGGTCGGCGACAGGCTCGTCGGGTTCGACGAGATCGTGGATGCTGCGGGCGAGAGCACCGCGGAGGGTCTGCGCGCCGAGGGCAGCGAGCACGGCGACGTGCGCTCGCTCGCGTTCAACGTGCACGCGGTGCGGGTCGCGGTCGACGTCGAGACCGGCACCGTGAGGGTGCTGCAGTCGGTGCACGCCGCCGACGCGGGTTTCGTCATGAACCCGGCGCAGTGCCGCGGCCAGATCGAGGGCGGCGTCGCGCAGGGCTACGGCAGCGCGCTCTACGAAGAGGTGTACATCCAGCCCGACGGGCGCGTGCAGAACCCCGTCTTCCGCACCTACCGGGTGCCGCAGTTCGCCGACATCCCCGACACCGAGGTGTACTTCGCCGACACCGACGACTCAGTCGGCCCGTTCGGCGCGAAGTCGATGAGCGAGTCGCCCTACAACCCCGTCGCACCCGCGGTCGGCAACGCGATCGCCCGCGCGCTCGGCACGCGCGGCTACGAACAGCCGTTCTCGCGTGACCGGGTGTGGCGGCTGGCGCAGGGCACCCCGTGA